The Dama dama isolate Ldn47 chromosome 11, ASM3311817v1, whole genome shotgun sequence genome segment CTGAAGTCGCTCGGCCGGCTCCAGCGCGGCCAGCCTTGGCGTCCAGGCCGGTGTTGTCGCTCCCCGGATAGCAGTCCTCCCAGGGATGGGTGAGGGGTGGGTGTATCCCTCAGGACTTACAAGATGCAAactgttttcctgtttttttttcttctttctcaattttcctGATTGTAGCCAGgactttgaataaatgaattttatgctaacttttttttcctttttttctttttcagttcaaaTTAAGGAAAACCTCCCTCCTGCTTCTTTCTGCAAGCAGCGTCTCATTGTGCAAGAGTTCAGTCATGCAGCCGCCGCCCCAGGCCGTCCCGTCTGGCGTGGTCGGGCCGCCTCCATCCGGGAGTCCTCAGACCATGTTCTGGTCTAACAGCCCGTACAGGAGGCAGGCCGGCAGTCACACTCCGATGGCCCCGATTACCTGCCCACTGCAGCCAGTGACAGATCCTTTTGCTTTCAGCCGACAGGCTCTCCAGAATACATCGCTGGGCGGCTCCTCTAAAAGCAGCCCACCCATTTTGCAAGGCCCAGCCCCGCCGCCGTCCCTGCCACGTGCGGGTCTGCCCGTGCCTCACACAAGCGCTGGGGATAGCTCCCAAGGGCCCTGCGAACCTCTGCCGGGGCCTCCATTGCAGCCCAGGGCAGACACCAGCCCGTTTCCCGGGGTGCCGGCCCCCTCGGCCCCACACGGGCCCGAGATGAACAGGAGTGCCGAGACTCCTGGCCCAGAGCCTGAGCTCCTGAACGCGCCGTTCCCTCCACAGTACATTCCAGGAGTGGGGTCCAGCGGCTCTCGCGGGGGCCTTCTGCAGGGGCATGTGCCTCGGCCTGACATACCCCTGAGCCGGCCGAGCCCCCCCGACAGCACCGTGCCCCCAGCAGCGATCCCTCTCCCCCCTCAGCCCCATCAGCAAGTGCCTGGGCAGTGGGGGCCAGGGCAGGGAGGCCCGCGGCCCCCAGGCCAGCATTACTGGCCCGGCCCAGAGGGAGCCCCGCAGATCCCAGGGCCCCACGCCTCCAGCGTCACCCACTTTCCCCCTCCATCCAGCCTGCATCAGCGTCCTGGCCACGAGCAGCTCGGCCCCCCGGCATCCTTACCAGGACCCTCGGCCAGTGACGGAAGAAACGAGGCTGTCTACCTGCCCAGTGAAGACCACTCAGTAAACAGCTTTGATCCAGAGAGCGCATTCAGGCAGAATTCCAGAGCTGGGAACCGTCGGGCAAACCAGGAGCTCAGGTCGAGTCCTGGAGTGAACAGAGAGCAGCTGTCAGGCCTGGCTCCTGTTAACCCGCTCACTCAGGAAAACAGCCCGGAAAGCCACTCGCGCCACCCGCTGGGGGCCGGGGGTGGCTGGGCCCCGCCGGAGGTGGGCTCGGGCGCACTCGCCATGTTTTTCAaaggaggagagacagagaaCGAAGAGAACCTCTCGTCGGAAACAGCAGGCTCTGCCGGGCAGGCCGTCGTGGATGGTTTCTGCCTCGGCCAGCTTCCCGCACACGTGGGCGTGGGAGGCGCTTACCAGGCCTTTCCCAGAGGCTCCAGCAGCGAGTCCGCGCAGCTGGGGGGAGAGCCGCAGCGTTGCTTTCCTCGGTCTGCAGGCAGCCCCCACGAGAAAGCAGCCTCTAAGGCGGCCGCCATGCACCTGTGGGCAGACACGGCCCGTGCAGGGTCTCAGTATGAGAACGTTGAGAACCTGGAGTTCGTTCAGAACCAGGAAGTTCTGCCGAGCGAGCCCCTCAGCATGGATCCTTCCTCCCCAGGCGATCCGCTCAAGTGTGGGCCCCTTCCCGGCCCGGCTGGCCCCAGGCTTGGTGCGGTGGGCCCTGCGGCTGGCGGGGGCCCGAATCTCGAGGCCCTGGATGTGACGGCGCACTCTGCACGGTCTGACAGCGCGTCCTCCAGTTACAGCAGCAAGAGCCAGCGGGGCCTTCCAGGTGCAGCCAGGCCCCACGACTCGGGCACCTTTATTCAGCAGGAAGTGGGGAAACCCGAGGAGGAGTCTCCAGGAAGGTTTTTTAAGCAGATCGATTCTTCTCCTGTCGGCGGCGAAACGGACGAGATCACCAGCCAGAACTACCACGGCAGCTTGTCCCAGCCCTCGACCCCAAGCCCCCCAAAACCTACGGGGATATTTCAGACGAGTGCAAACAGTTCTTTTGAACCTGTGAAGTCGCACTTGGTTGGAGTAAAACCCGTTGAGGCAGATCGTGCCAACGTGGTAGGAGAGGTGAGGGGGCCTAGTGCCCCCCAGAAGCAGCACAGAGTGGCCGCTGCCATGCCTGATGCCGCCCCCGGCAACCTGGAGCAGCCCCCCGACAACATGGAGACCCTCTCCCCACCGCAGCTCTGCGCGCTGCCTCTCGCCACACCCACGGAGGCCGGGCAGGGGCTTCTGCAGGCCGCAGGGCCGCCCTTGGAAACGGCGCTGCCAACACCCGAGAAGAGGTCCTcgaccaggctgcaggggcctGTGAAGTGTGAGAGCCCTGCAACAACCTTGTGGGCGCAGAACGAGCTCCCGGATTTTGGGGGCAACGTCCTTCTGGCCCCGGCGGCTCCCGCGCTTCACGTGCCAGCAAAACCTCAGCTGTCTGAAGTGATCCAGCCCCCAGACGAGGGGATGGCAAGGCAGGTGGGCCTGGGCGTTCAGAGTGGGGATGGCCTTGGTGCTTCTGAGAACCTGGAGAATCCTCCCCAGCTGGGTGAAGAGGAGGCCCTCCCACCGCAGGCTGGCCCCGGCTATGCCAGCCTGCTGTCCTCCCCGCCCACTGAGTCTTTGCAGAATCAGCCCGTCTTGATCGCCCAGCCCGATCAAAGCTATAATCTGGCTCAGCCTGTTAACGTTTCTGTGTCCTTACCAAATCCTAACGAGAAGACTCCGTCCTGGAGAGACTCTTCGGTGGGAGATAAGCCCGCAGTCAGCAGCTGGGCTGCCGGGGGTGATCCTGGAGAGAATGTACCTTTGTCTGGGATGCCAGCAGGCTCTCTCCTCTGCTCGCCTCTGCCTAACCATCTGGCCCAGAGTCCTTTTCCACAAGTTTCTGGTATCTATGACATGGTTTCCAATCAAGCTGCTAATTTGCTGGTTCAGCCGCACTCTCATCCAAAGGCCTCGCTTCCGGAAGGTCAGAAGGTCTACAGCGCGGACAGTGTGCCTCCTGAGGGGCTGCCCAGTCCTGCGGGGGGTGCAGGCCTGATGTTGGTGCCACCTGCAAGCAGCACCTCCGTGCCTGACAGCAGCAAGCCAGGTGTCTGTGGCGGTCGGGATGTAGCTTCAGGAGCTCTGGACTTCACGTTCGGTAGGACTTTGGAAAATCCTGCAGGAATGTACAGCCCGGCCCATGCGGATGGCCTGGCCTCTGGTCAGCAGACCACTGCCAGTCATCGACCACCTGGGCCTGGGGCGAACACCCCAGACCGTTTCTATCAGCAGGTGATGAAAGAGGCTCAGGATCAGCCCCATGCAGAGAGAGCCCAGCAGGAGCTGGCACCGCCACTGCCTGCTCCGCAGGGGCCCAGAGCAGCGCTTCCGGAGCCTTCAAACCCAGGGAGTCCCCCAGTGCAGGCACAGCCTCCAGACCCAGCCCGGCCCTCGAGCCCAGCTCTTGCTGACGTGGGTCAGCAGCTGCTGTCCCGGCCGCCTCAGTCCTCCAGCGCCTCTGTCGTGTCCACCAGCTCAAGCCAGGCAGCCCCGCGGCCCGACCAGCAGTGGCTGCAGCCCCCGCCTCCTGACTTGGCATCCTACTACTACTACAGGTCCCTGTATGACGGCTGGCAGCCTCCGTACCCCTCCCCGTACCCGCCGGATCCTGGCCCAGCCCCCCACTATTACCAGGTAGGGGCACGCTCGCGCACGGTTGAGCGCTCTGACCAGTGGTCTCTTTCTCGTGTCCTGCTCTGTGGCAGGGTTCTGCGTTCAGTCCTGAGGGGACCCGTGGTCCTCCTGCTGGCACACGCCTCTTCATGAGCTTCGTGAGCAGAGTGCTCCCCGACACAGCTCGCTCTGGGGAGCATAGCCCTTCTGGCGGCCACGCTGCACGTGAGCACGCCTTAGTGGGGAGGATGACTGCCTCATTCTTGCGTAGCACAGCGTGCCCCAGCTCATGTGAGAAAGGACCCTCGCTTCCTGTCCCGCCCACCGGCTCGCCGCAGAGCCAGGGTTCTGGGTGGCACATTTTGGGAAACTGCAATAGCCTCTTGAAGGTTCTTTCTGGTTTTAACATAAAAAACGTATTTGAGAAGAAACAGGAAAGCTCTAGTCTTTTAAAGCCCTTCTTTAGGATAAAATCATTTAGGGTAAGAAATTTGGGGTGTAGTGCAGATGAGACAGTGAAGAGCAGTGGCATTGTATACACATTCAGGCACCTGGCCACGGCAGGGGTGCCGCTGTGCTTCTCACCTCTCTCCACCAGGATCCAGGCCCACGAGTGCTGGTTAGGTTCTGTTTAATCCTGCTTTAGGGCGATCCACGTGGACACACCTTTGATTGCTTGTCAGCATCTCATGTCCTGGCCCAGCATTGCCACAGTCCGCGGAGGTAGAAGGCTTGTGGACCCTGGAGTTTGGAGCCCACACTGGGGGCCCCACAGTCAGAAGCAGCTGAGGGAGCAGAGCTGTGGTGGGCTGGGGGCCgcctgggggtggggcagccTGAGGGGCTTCGGGCGTCTGTGTGTGCATGGGAACGAGTTACATGCCTAACCCCGAGACCTGGGAGTCTGAGAGCCAGGAGGAGCCCCAGAGACTTATTTCCATGGAAGGAAGTGACGCTCTGTAGGAGCCCAGGGTGGGCGGGCGGAGTGTGGAGGCCCGAGTCCCAGCCGGCACCCGGCGCTGCTGTGTGGGAGCCCAGCCTCCAGCGGGGGCCAGGAGTAAGTCCACGTTCCATGCTGTCTCGTCTTCTGCCAGCTCTTGATAGAAAATCAGGCCTTGAGACAGGAAAGACAGGTCTGGCTCATGCCTGGATCACCCATCTCTGCCTTAGGTTCCAGTACTGCCGTAGGGCCATGGGGCTGCTGCATCTGGAAGGGGCTGAAAGCCTCATCAGGCTAGAGCTCGATCCTCTTTCTGGGGCTGCCTGTGCCCGCAGGACCCATTCCCAGGGGACCCAGATTCTTTTGCTTACTTGAATTTGTACCTGAAGTGGGACCCCCAGATTGTGGGGTCTCAGCGCCTCCACAGGTGAGACCTCAGGAAGCAGAAGAGAGCCCTTGAGGGTCACCTTGGCATGGCCCGCTGCCATACGGCCGTCTCCTGAGCCAGGCCAGGCTGTCTGTCTTCGAAACAGGGCCATCTGCAGAGCCTCACCTGTGCTGTGAGAGCCGTGCGAGGTGCTTGGCGTCTAATGACGGTGTCCTTCTTTCGGCAGGACATGTATAGCCTCTACGACCCCAGGTACAGGCCCTGCGACAGCGCTGCCTACGTGGACCCCTACCGCTACCCCGAGCCCGAGCGGCCCAGCTCCCGGGCCAGCCACTGCTCCGACCGGCCAGCCGCCAGGTGATGGACATCTGTGTTCCTGGCTGTGGCGGTAGCTTAGTGATTTGGAAGAGATTGTGTTTGCGAAGCATCATAGAAACCtcttgaatgtgtgtgtgtgtttcatggaTGTAGACAGACTGTAGGCTGCATCTTTGAGTCGAACGGAGCCTGCTGCCGCAGCATGGTCACAGACATGTCGTCAGGTGGTCTTGGGCAGGCCAGACCCTGGGCGGGGCCACGGGAAGGCCCCCTGCCCTCAAGCAGGGCTCCTCCCGGCCTGGGCAGTGGTCCTGTTGCCGAGGGCCCACATGGCAGCTTCTGACCTGCGGAGGTTCTTTCCCACGCTGGTTCCAGGGGTGCCCAGGCCAGGCAGGCTCAGGCTGCAGCTTGGAGTGGCCTGTTGGCAGCAGCAGCCGCGAGCCTGGGCTGTCCGCCTGGCACCGCCTCGGTCAGGAGGCTCCCAGCGAGCGCGGTCTCGCCTCTCTACCCAACTGAGCGCATCTTGGCTTTGCAGTTACAGGCAAGGCATTTCGAAAGATCCTTGGCATCACGCCTTCAGCTGAGTAAAAATTTAAGCCGATCGCAGTCCTCCCACTCAGAGGTGTCAGTGGGTTAGGGTCCAGCCTCGCCACCTGCCATAGTGGCCTCGTGTACCCAGGCACCTCGTCTTGCAGGGCCGGGTTTCTACAAGACTGTGAGGCTCCTTCAGCTCGTGATAGACAAGAGAATGGTGCAGGGGAAGACCGTGTCCCCACTGCATTGCAGATTTACggctgctcctgctattttaagTCCTTGGTCCCAAGCTCATCTGGAGAACGAGCCGGGTCTGTCCGGCCGGACCCCTGTCCTTGCGGAGGGATGCGCTGCGCTTCAGACCCCTGCGCTCTGGGTGCTCGGTGGGAGGCCGTGCCCATCTGTCCCCTGGGAGGCGAGGCTGGCGTCACACTGGGCACTCTGATCTGGGAGAGCAGCAGGCAGGTGTATCCTGGAAGCCCTGAGAGGCGAGGGAGGGCGGGGCCAGGGCACACCTCGCCGTTCCTGTCTCCTCTTCCAGCCTGCAGGCTAACCCGAGGGGCCCAGAAGAGCTGTGGCTGTTGTAGGTGACCGAGCGGAGGCGGGCCTGGTTACCTGGCAGGGGTCTGTCGCCCAGCCTGTAGTGTCCAGGCCCCTCTGCGTCCTCACTACGCCCTTGCGGAGAGGAACAGTCTGCTgtctcctttgtgtgtgtgcgcgcgcgcacacgcgtccaggcctgtgtgtgtgcgcacacacgcatgcaggcctctgtgtgtgtgtgtgtgcacgcgcgcgcgttcaggcctgtgtgtgtgcgcgcacacacgcatgcaggcctgtgtgcgtgtgtggagCATCTGTGTGCTGTGCTCAGGTGGTCACGGTCTAGGGGAGCTGCGGGAGGGAAGAAAGTGCCCTGGGTGTCCAAGTGGAGTCCTTGCTGCGGGTGACCAGCTGGGCGAGCAGCAAGGTGGCTGTGCCCCACCCTGCTTCCGCTCAGGGCGTGTCTCTGGACCCCCGTGGTGGGGCTGGCGGCTCCCAAGTGCTAACCCAGGGTCCCCAGTCAGCGGGTGCTGTTCCGGCAGTGGTGGGGAGGCCACTCTTTAAGGGCAGCTGCATCCCGGAGTGAGCCATTCCCAGGGGTTTGCAGTCACAGTTTAAAAATCAGAAGTGCTATTAAGTCCTtcccaggatcttcctgacccagcgggCCTGGTCCCGCCCGTCTTGCAGTAAGAGCCAGTGGTGCTGGGCAGTCAGCTGGAACGGACTCGGGGCCTCCTCCCCTCTCGGGGGGCACACGGTCATGGTTGGGGGGAGGGTGTTACAGTCGGGGCTAGCTTGCTTTCCGTAGCTCAGTGCCTTTTGCTTCTACTCCTGAGCACCCCGAGAAGGGCCAGTCCTCTTCTGCTGAACGGCACTTCCAGAGTTGCCTCAACAGCTAGACTTTTTGCTTTATAGTAGGGAGTCCCGTAACCTTACTGTCGTCACTGGTTCGTATCTCCTGATGGAATTTTCCCCCAACCGAGGCGTTGTCACAAACGCCTGTGGCTCTGGGTGTGTTGGCTGGAATCTTGTCGCATGTTAAGAAGCATCTCATCTTGTTTTTTAACAGCACTGTGTGTGTTTTTCAGGCAAGCGTATCCGGAAGGTTACTATAATTCCAAAAGTGGATGGAGCAGTCAGAGTGATTACTATGCAAGTTACTATTCCAGCCAGTACGATTACGGAGGTGAGTTCAGAAACTGTCCCAGGCTAACCGCAGCAGACACGCATTCAGACCTTGGTGCAGCCAGGTGCAAGGCGGCGGCACGATGATTTTTCTTAGGAAAGTTTTCCCTTTTATTAGTCATATGATTttatccagtggccaaagtagcTGAAAGTAATTTGCATCTAGAAATAATTATATTGCTACCATTCACTGGTAAGTATTAGCTTAGTCTTAGTagtgtgtctttgttttctttgacttTCTAGCAAAGCATAATTCTTGGTAGGTACAATTGATAAACAATCAGTTGTTACAATTGATTAAAATGAAGCGAGGGGCCGGCGGCCCCCTGCACCAGTCACGTGTGATGCGACAGGGGCCCTCGGGTTGGACAGAGCAGACTGCGGTGGCCGTGCCCCTCCCCTCAGGCGCTGCCGCTGTCAGGCGGGCTGTGCGTCTTGGCGCGTGTGCCCTGAGCAGCCCCCCGGGGCCCCCTGCCCGGGCGTGGTCAGAAGCAGGGTCCCGACCTGCAGCTGTTTGTCCGCGACAGCCACCTGCTTCCCCGTCTTCGGGGGTTCCTCCTCCACTTTGTGTTTGTGCTGCTTTACACATAGTTCTGTACGTGTTTGCCCAGAGCGATACGTCCGGATTGTTTATCGTGTTAGTTAACATGCTTTGGAAAAGCAGTCTTTCAGTTTGAGAGCACTTCTTAGGTTTTGCTTACTTTTCCCTGAGGCGTGGTTGCTTTAGTGTTGCGCCTGATGTCTCCTGTACACAAAGCAGCTCCGGTCACACACGTGTTGGTCCTTGTTAAATATCCTCTTCCGTTATTGTTTGCTCCAGGGGATCGGATATAGCTTCATGTACTATGCAGTAGCACCTTGTGGGTCCATTGAGAGTATTTCCTAAAGCTCTCTGGACTACATTAGAGAAGAGAgatgaatgaaattattttttaatcacgTGTTGAGAGAAGGGTAGCCAGTGGCCTTTAGGGTCACAGTGGAGGAAGACGCTCTGGGTGCTCTCGTGCCTCACAGTTAACGTTCCCCAGGGTCGTGCTGCTTTTCGGGGGGAGAGTTTCGTTCCTCTCAGAGGCTCGGAGCATCCTTCAGTCCTGGGATGGCCTAGTTTCTCCAGTGCCAGCCAGAGGAGTGTCTTTTTCACGTTGTACCGACCTGTTGACCTCTTGCTGTAGACCCAGGTCGCTGGGATCGGTTCTACTATGGTTCTCGGTTCAGAGACCCCCGCGCCTACGACCGGAGGTACTGGTATGATGCTGAGTACGACTCCTGCAGGAAGGAGAACTATGCCTATGGGGACAGGTGGGTAGAACCAGCTCCGATACGGAGGGCAGGTCGCGAGTCAGCCAGGCCTTCGCCCTCGGGTCCTCATGTCTGCTCGAGAGCTGCGGTCACGTCTGGCTCCCGGGGACCCGCCACTGTCAGTGGAGGGGGGTGAACCAGAGGTCCTTTCTTTGGGCTTTTGGAGGGGAACTGACCTTAGAACAAGTGCCGGGAGTCAGTTCAGCCTCCTCTTCGCGGGTCCTTGAGAGGTGCGACTGCCTCGGAATGGACCCCCGGCCTGTGTCTCTTGGTCTCAGGCAGCGCCTGAACTTGGCCGTGGGTGCGGTGACCCCGCCACAGTGTGGGCCCTGGCGAGTGTCATTCCTGGGGTCAGGACCCTGGGGGGCTCAGCCCTGTGCAACTTAGGAGCCTTGCTTCTGCCTGCCGCCTCCTCCAGGCCCGAGAAATACGATGACCGCTACAGGTACGACCCGCGCTTTACCGGGAGCTTTGACGACGAGCCCGAGCCGCCTCGGGACCCGTACGGGGAGGAGGCGGACCGGCACAGCGAGCACAGCCAGCACTCGGCGCGTAGCCTGCGCAGTGCGCCCAGCCTGCAGAGCCGCCGCAGCAGCTTCAGCGCCCACTCCCACCAGGTAGGCGGGGCGGGCTCCGGGGCCACCCGGGCCCACGGCGGGCAGCCAAGGGGCGTCACCTTTTGGCTTTGTGCTCCTGAAGAGTCAGGTGTACCGGAGTCACAACACGCCTGCTGGGTCCTACGAGGTGCCCCCTGCACCGGGCTCCTTCCACGGCGATTATGCCTACGGCCCCTACGGGAGTGACTTCCACggcgtgccaggcttcccagagTACGGCTACCCCACCGAGGCCAGCTGGCCCTCCGTGGAGCAAGGTGTGTGCAGCAAGGCCCTGGGTGTGCACGGCACAGAGGGGGGCCCAGGAGCTCCTGGGGTTGGAGTTAGGGCCTGAGTTACAACCCGGGTGGGAACTGGTGATGGCagggcctgggcttccctgccATGCAAGGGTGCCATGCCCAGCGTGCCCGTCCTGAGGGGCGGTGCTTACCACGCTGGGCCGCTTGTGTCCTGGGGCTGCAGTTTGGTTCCCCAGCCCGTCCATCATACCCACTTCAGCGCAGCACTGCCTTCAGGCTTCCTGCCCAGTTCAGCTCCCCACGTGGAGGGACAGCCCCCCGCCACCAGGCTGACTGCACCGGTGCGGGGCTCTTAGAGGAAGCCTGGTTCTCCTTGAGAAGCTCTGGTCATTTACTTACCGCACGTGCTGCATCTCAGCACACTTTGGAGATGCTTGATCGCATGCTGTTTCTGGGAAAACTGTGCCAGTGTGTGAAGCTG includes the following:
- the SEC16A gene encoding protein transport protein Sec16A isoform X1, which produces MQPPPQAVPSGVVGPPPSGSPQTMFWSNSPYRRQAGSHTPMAPITCPLQPVTDPFAFSRQALQNTSLGGSSKSSPPILQGPAPPPSLPRAGLPVPHTSAGDSSQGPCEPLPGPPLQPRADTSPFPGVPAPSAPHGPEMNRSAETPGPEPELLNAPFPPQYIPGVGSSGSRGGLLQGHVPRPDIPLSRPSPPDSTVPPAAIPLPPQPHQQVPGQWGPGQGGPRPPGQHYWPGPEGAPQIPGPHASSVTHFPPPSSLHQRPGHEQLGPPASLPGPSASDGRNEAVYLPSEDHSVNSFDPESAFRQNSRAGNRRANQELRSSPGVNREQLSGLAPVNPLTQENSPESHSRHPLGAGGGWAPPEVGSGALAMFFKGGETENEENLSSETAGSAGQAVVDGFCLGQLPAHVGVGGAYQAFPRGSSSESAQLGGEPQRCFPRSAGSPHEKAASKAAAMHLWADTARAGSQYENVENLEFVQNQEVLPSEPLSMDPSSPGDPLKCGPLPGPAGPRLGAVGPAAGGGPNLEALDVTAHSARSDSASSSYSSKSQRGLPGAARPHDSGTFIQQEVGKPEEESPGRFFKQIDSSPVGGETDEITSQNYHGSLSQPSTPSPPKPTGIFQTSANSSFEPVKSHLVGVKPVEADRANVVGEVRGPSAPQKQHRVAAAMPDAAPGNLEQPPDNMETLSPPQLCALPLATPTEAGQGLLQAAGPPLETALPTPEKRSSTRLQGPVKCESPATTLWAQNELPDFGGNVLLAPAAPALHVPAKPQLSEVIQPPDEGMARQVGLGVQSGDGLGASENLENPPQLGEEEALPPQAGPGYASLLSSPPTESLQNQPVLIAQPDQSYNLAQPVNVSVSLPNPNEKTPSWRDSSVGDKPAVSSWAAGGDPGENVPLSGMPAGSLLCSPLPNHLAQSPFPQVSGIYDMVSNQAANLLVQPHSHPKASLPEGQKVYSADSVPPEGLPSPAGGAGLMLVPPASSTSVPDSSKPGVCGGRDVASGALDFTFGRTLENPAGMYSPAHADGLASGQQTTASHRPPGPGANTPDRFYQQVMKEAQDQPHAERAQQELAPPLPAPQGPRAALPEPSNPGSPPVQAQPPDPARPSSPALADVGQQLLSRPPQSSSASVVSTSSSQAAPRPDQQWLQPPPPDLASYYYYRSLYDGWQPPYPSPYPPDPGPAPHYYQDMYSLYDPRYRPCDSAAYVDPYRYPEPERPSSRASHCSDRPAARQAYPEGYYNSKSGWSSQSDYYASYYSSQYDYGDPGRWDRFYYGSRFRDPRAYDRRYWYDAEYDSCRKENYAYGDRPEKYDDRYRYDPRFTGSFDDEPEPPRDPYGEEADRHSEHSQHSARSLRSAPSLQSRRSSFSAHSHQSQVYRSHNTPAGSYEVPPAPGSFHGDYAYGPYGSDFHGVPGFPEYGYPTEASWPSVEQAPSRPSSPEKFSVPHVCARFGPGGQLIKVIPNLPSEGQPALVEIHSMETLLQHTPEQEEMRAFPGPLGKDDTHKVDVINFAQNKATKCLQNENLIDKESASLLWSFIVLLCRQNGTVVGTDIAELLLRDHRTVWLPGKSPNEANLIDFTNEAVEQVEEEESGEAQLSFLTDSQAASTLEKDTERFRELLLYGRKKDALESAMKNGLWGHALLLASKMDSRTHARVMTRFANSLPINDPLQTVYQLMSGRMPAASTCCGDEKWGDWRPHLAMILSNLSSNVDVESRAMATMGDTLASKGLLDAAHFCYLMAQVGFGVYTKKTTKLVLIGSNHSLPFLKFATNEAIQRTEAYEFAQSLGAQTCSLPSFQVFKFIYCCRLAEMGLATQAFHYCEAIAKSVLAEPHRHSPVLLRQLAQVASQLRLSDPQLKEKPEEEASAEPAWLAQLQLVERQIEEGAVAWSQDGACPPRCSSSPSPEVGPRDGPGPTQLLSLGADNPLLAPPAPSAELFSQDVRLLPSAPLTLPDGPPATPTRVPMLPVPLPGPAELGPVHGPPGPVPGFAEPSGPDPVALYPGPGVPTLQDTDRLLPEARSQDAGAAPQEMPGRSSHSEPGEEEFGGNFANMGSFRTSPGPEAPPQALQPPAPLMPAPEVQRPVQAAKKESKEPKKSSESWFSRWLPVKKRTEAYLPDDKNKSIVWDEKKNRWVDVNEPEEEKKAPPPPPAALLKAPHAAHPGPGGPPRPTVNMYSRKAAGTRARYVDILNPGGPQRSESALAPTDLFAPLAPLPIPAHLLGPNADAEEVPSAKGAGREGPARPEPASDPKVFGPAVASLPGPELPASGLDGPQGGELSRCSSLSSLSREVSQHFDQAPGAPAPAGAPPGAAVPFYNPAQLAQHPWGQRADLSPVPVVSGPCHLRKLKDGEDWPEEVPVIKLERPCPGAAPGREVAVCQGLRPMACDSSLSPDGCERSDSEVTYGAFQH
- the SEC16A gene encoding protein transport protein Sec16A isoform X6, translating into MQPPPQAVPSGVVGPPPSGSPQTMFWSNSPYRRQAGSHTPMAPITCPLQPVTDPFAFSRQALQNTSLGGSSKSSPPILQGPAPPPSLPRAGLPVPHTSAGDSSQGPCEPLPGPPLQPRADTSPFPGVPAPSAPHGPEMNRSAETPGPEPELLNAPFPPQYIPGVGSSGSRGGLLQGHVPRPDIPLSRPSPPDSTVPPAAIPLPPQPHQQVPGQWGPGQGGPRPPGQHYWPGPEGAPQIPGPHASSVTHFPPPSSLHQRPGHEQLGPPASLPGPSASDGRNEAVYLPSEDHSVNSFDPESAFRQNSRAGNRRANQELRSSPGVNREQLSGLAPVNPLTQENSPESHSRHPLGAGGGWAPPEVGSGALAMFFKGGETENEENLSSETAGSAGQAVVDGFCLGQLPAHVGVGGAYQAFPRGSSSESAQLGGEPQRCFPRSAGSPHEKAASKAAAMHLWADTARAGSQYENVENLEFVQNQEVLPSEPLSMDPSSPGDPLKCGPLPGPAGPRLGAVGPAAGGGPNLEALDVTAHSARSDSASSSYSSKSQRGLPGAARPHDSGTFIQQEVGKPEEESPGRFFKQIDSSPVGGETDEITSQNYHGSLSQPSTPSPPKPTGIFQTSANSSFEPVKSHLVGVKPVEADRANVVGEVRGPSAPQKQHRVAAAMPDAAPGNLEQPPDNMETLSPPQLCALPLATPTEAGQGLLQAAGPPLETALPTPEKRSSTRLQGPVKCESPATTLWAQNELPDFGGNVLLAPAAPALHVPAKPQLSEVIQPPDEGMARQVGLGVQSGDGLGASENLENPPQLGEEEALPPQAGPGYASLLSSPPTESLQNQPVLIAQPDQSYNLAQPVNVSVSLPNPNEKTPSWRDSSVGDKPAVSSWAAGGDPGENVPLSGMPAGSLLCSPLPNHLAQSPFPQVSGIYDMVSNQAANLLVQPHSHPKASLPEGQKVYSADSVPPEGLPSPAGGAGLMLVPPASSTSVPDSSKPGVCGGRDVASGALDFTFGRTLENPAGMYSPAHADGLASGQQTTASHRPPGPGANTPDRFYQQVMKEAQDQPHAERAQQELAPPLPAPQGPRAALPEPSNPGSPPVQAQPPDPARPSSPALADVGQQLLSRPPQSSSASVVSTSSSQAAPRPDQQWLQPPPPDLASYYYYRSLYDGWQPPYPSPYPPDPGPAPHYYQDMYSLYDPRYRPCDSAAYVDPYRYPEPERPSSRASHCSDRPAARQAYPEGYYNSKSGWSSQSDYYASYYSSQYDYGDPGRWDRFYYGSRFRDPRAYDRRYWYDAEYDSCRKENYAYGDRPEKYDDRYRYDPRFTGSFDDEPEPPRDPYGEEADRHSEHSQHSARSLRSAPSLQSRRSSFSAHSHQSQVYRSHNTPAGSYEVPPAPGSFHGDYAYGPYGSDFHGVPGFPEYGYPTEASWPSVEQAPSRPSSPEKFSVPHVCARFGPGGQLIKVIPNLPSEGQPALVEIHSMETLLQHTPEQEEMRAFPGPLGKDDTHKVDVINFAQNKATKCLQNENLIDKESASLLWSFIVLLCRQNGTVVGTDIAELLLRDHRTVWLPGKSPNEANLIDFTNEAVEQVEEEESGEAQLSFLTDSQAASTLEKDTERFRELLLYGRKKDALESAMKNGLWGHALLLASKMDSRTHARVMTRFANSLPINDPLQTVYQLMSGRMPAASTCCGDEKWGDWRPHLAMILSNLSSNVDVESRAMATMGDTLASKGLLDAAHFCYLMAQVGFGVYTKKTTKLVLIGSNHSLPFLKFATNEAIQRTEAYEFAQSLGAQTCSLPSFQVFKFIYCCRLAEMGLATQAFHYCEAIAKSVLAEPHRHSPVLLRQLAQVASQLRLSDPQLKEKPEEEASAEPAWLAQLQLVERQIEEGAVAWSQDGACPPRCSSSPSPEVGPRDGPGPTQLLSLGADNPLLAPPAPSAELFSQDVRLLPSAPLTLPDGPPATPTRVPMLPVPLPGPAELGPVHGPPGPVPGFAEPSGPDPVALYPGPGVPTLQDTDRLLPEARSQDAGAAPQEMPGRSSHSEPGEEEFGGNFANMGSFRTSPGPEAPPQALQPPAPLMPAPEVQRPVQAAKKESKEPKKSSESWFSRWLPVKKRTEAYLPDDKNKSIVWDEKKNRWVDVNEPEEEKKAPPPPPAALLKAPHAAHPGPGGPPRPTVNMYSRKAAGTRARYVDILNPGGPQRSESALAPTDLFAPLAPLPIPAHLLGPNADAEEVPSAKGAGREGPARPEPASDPKVFGPAVASLPGPELPASGLDGPQGGELSRCSSLSSLSREVSQHFDQAPATSGSSRTGRIGQRKYPSLS